The Cellulosimicrobium cellulans genome contains the following window.
CGAGCGTGACGACGGCGTCGCGCACCCGGACGGCGCGCGTGGCGACGCCCTGGGCGAGGATCATCATCGCGGAGGTCGCGAGCTCGGCCCCGGCGAACACCACGAGGGTCAGGGCCGCGGCGAACACGCCCCCGGCGACCAGCCGCTCCCCCGGCGACCCGGCCGCGAGGAACGGCCCGGCCGTCGCGACCATGAGCACGACGCCGACGCCGATGTACGCGCCGGCGAGCATCGCGGCGACGAGGTAGCGCGCCGGGTGTCTCGCCGAGCCGACCTTCTTCCGGGCCGCCTCCGACTGGGTGGTCAACGCCTGGGCGAGGGTCTGCACGACCTCGATCCTCGCCGTCGTCCCCCGCGCCCGACCAGGGCCCGTGGTCGCGACCCGCCGGGACCGAAGGTCCGAGGCCGCGGGACCAGCCCCGAGGACTCCGGCCTGCGGCCGTCAGGCCGTCGCGGCCTCCACGGGCCGGGCGGCCGCGGCCTTGGCATCGGCATCGGCATCGGCATCGGCGTCGGCGTCGGCGACACTCGCGGCGCCGCCCTCCTCCGCGGCCACCGGGAGAGACCCGAGCGGGGACGGGCGCGGGTCGAGCACCGCGGTGACGATCGCCTCGATGGCGAACTCGCTCGCCTCGCCGAGGTCGACCTGCGTGGGGTCGAGGAGCCACTGGACCTGGAGGCCGTCCATGACGGCGAGGATCGACGCCGACGCGTGCCGGACGGTCGCGGGGACGGCGACGCCCCGCTCCGCGCACAACGCCTCGAACGCCTCGACGGCCTCGCTGCGCAGCGTGCGGTACCGGCCCTGGAAGAAGGCGCGCGCGGGGTGGTCGTCGGTCACGGACTCGGCGGAGAGGACGGCGTACGTCTGCACGATCCCGGCGCGCTGCGCGTTGAGGAACGCCGTGCGGACCAGGTGGCGGAACATGTCGATGCCGCCCGGGATGTGCTGCCCGTCGAGGCCGGCGACGTCGCTCTCGTCGCGGTAGCGCAGCACCTCGAGGAGGAGATGGTCCTTGGACCCGAAGTGGTGCAGGATCCCGGCGTGGGTCATGTCGACCTGCTCCGCGATCTCCGCCAGGGGACCGTTGTGGTAGCCCTTGCTCCCGAAGGTCGCCATGGCGGCCTTGAGGATCTCCTCGCGGCGCCGGAGGGTCTCCTCCCGCACGCGGGGGCGCCGCCTGCTCGTGGTCATCGCCTCGTCACTTCCTCGTCGTGGTGCCCGGTGCGCCACCGTCGGCGCCGACGTCGGCGTTCCGGCACCGAGCACGTCCTCGGTCCGTCGCCGTCCGGGGGTGATCCTACGCACGCGGCGGCGCCTCCGAGCCACACTCCCGGCAAAGGTCACGGTCAGATATCGATCTGACCTGCGGAAACGCAGATTCTTGCCAACTTACTGACTGCACGGTAAGTTCTCCGCTCGACAGACGACTCGACGACGAGGAGCACGTACGTGACATCGCAGTCCCTCGCAGGAGAGCGCGACCCCGCGGAGCTCGACACCCTGCGCACCCGTGCGCAGGAGCTGACCCTCCGCGCGAAGGTCCGCCTCCTCACCGGCCAGTCCATGTGGCGCCTGCACGCCCTGGACGAGCTCGGGCTGCGCCCCGTCGTCATGTCCGACGGGCCCGTCGGGGTCCGCGGCACGAGCGAGGTCGAGGGCGAGACCTCGATCCTCTTCCCGTCCCCCAGCGCGATCGGCGCGACCTGGGACCGGGCCGCCGCGCACGAGACCGGTCAGGCGTTCGCCCGCGAGGCGCGCACGCACGGCGTCGACGTCGTCCTCGCGCCCCAGGTCAACATCCAGCGCACGCCCGTCGGCGGCCGGCACTTCGAGTGCTACTCCGAGGACCCGTACCTCACGGCCCAGATCGGCACCGGCGTCGTGCGCGGCCTCCAGGACCAGGGCGTCGCGGCGTGCGTCAAGCACTACGTCGCCAACGACTCCGAGACCCAGCGCACGTCGTACGTGTCGCACGTCGACCCCCGCGTGCTGCGCGAGGTCTACCTCGCCCCGTTCGAGGACGCGGTCGCGGCGGGCGCGTGGTCCGTCATGGCGGCCTACAACCAGGTGGACGACGGCGTGGAGTCCGGCCCCATGACCGGGCACCGGCACCTGCTCACCGACGTCCTCAAGGACGAGCTCGGGTTCGACGGCGCCGTGGTCTCCGACTGGGTCGCGACGCACACGACCGAGCTCTCCGCGAACGGCGGGCTCGACGTCGTCATGCCCGGCCCGGGCGGCCCGTGGGAGGACGCCCTCGTCCGCGCGGTCGAGGACGGCCGCGTCCCCGAGAGCGAGATCGACGACAAGGTCGCGCGCATCCTCCTGCTCGCACGCCGCGTCGGCGCGCTCGACGAGCCCGCCCGTCCGGTCACGCACGACGGCGACCTGCGCGCCCTGGTGCGCCGCACCGCCGCCGCCGGCACGGTCGTCCTGCGCTCGGACGCCCGGAACCCCGTCTGGGACCGACCCGCCCCGCGCTCGATCGCGCTCGTCGGCCCCAACGCCGTGCGCCCGCACGTGCTCGGCGGCGGCAGCTCGACCGTCAACCCCGCGCACGTCGTCACCCCCGCCGAGGGCCTGGCCGCCCGCTGGCCCGACGCCACGCTCACCGTGGCCCGCGGCGGCGACGCGCGCCGGTTCGCCCCCCGCCTCGACGTGGAAGGACGCAGCGCGGACGGCGCCGCCGTCGCGGTGACCTGGCTCGACGCCGAGGGCGCGACGCTCCGCAAGTCCGTCCTGCCCCGCTGGGACGGGTTCCTGCGCGACCTGCCCGCCGAGGTCGACACCGTCGTGCTCGACGTCGACGTCCTCCTCGACGAGCCCGGCGACCACGTGCTCGAGGTCGGCACGGTCCCGGGCCACACGATCGAGATCGACGGCGTCGTCGTCGCGAAGGACGACCGCCGCTCCGGCGTCGAGGTCATCCTCGACTCGTCGATCAACAACCCGGCGGGCACCCCCGCGACCGTGCACGTCGACGCGCCGCGTCGCGTGCGGATCACCGCGTCGCTCCTCGTCACCCGCGCCCAGGGCTACGGGAACCTCGTCCGCGCGGAGCTGCGCCACCGCGTCCCCGCGCCGAGCGTCGAGCAGGAGATCGCCGACGCCGTCGAGGCCGCCCGCGCGGCCGACCTGACCGTCGTCGTCGTCGGGACGAACGAGGAGGTCGAGTCCGAGGGCTGGGACCGCAGCTCGCTCGCGCTGCCCGGCCGCCAGGACGAGCTCGTCGAGCGGGTCCTCGACGTCGACCCGGACGCGGTCGTCGTCGTGAACGCGGGCGCGCCCGTGCTGCTCCCCTGGCTCGACCGCGCGCGCACGGTGCTGTGGGTCTGGTTCCCCGGCCAGGAGGCCGGGCACTCGATCGCGGACGTGCTCGCGGGCGCCGTCGAGGCGGCCGGCCGCCTGCCCTGGACCCTCCCGGCCGCCGAGGCCGACGTCCCCGTCCCGCACGCGGTGCCCCACCAGGGGGTCGTCGAGTACGCCGACGGCGTCCACGTCGGCTACCGCGCGTGGGAGCGCTCGGGCGCGGTCCCTGCCGCGCCCTTCGGGCACGGGCTGGGCTGGACGACGTGGTCGTACGACGCGTCCTCCGGTCCGGACCACCTGCCCGCCCGCACGCCCGACGGCGACGTGACCCTCACGGTCCGCGTCACCAACACCGGGTCCCGCGACGGCCGCGAGGTCGTCCAGGTCTACGTCGAACCCCCGGTCGCGCCCGCGTCGGCCCCGGTCGCCGAGCGCGACCGCCCGGTCCGCTGGCTCGGCGGGTTCGCCGTCGTCGACGTCGCCGTGGGGGCCACCGCCGACGTCACCGTGACCGTCCCCCGCCGTCAGCTCGAGGTGTGGGACACCGACAGCGGACGCTGGCACCTCCCGGCCGGTACCTACCGGCTCCGGGCGGGGCGTTCCGTCCACGACCTCCGCCTGGACACCGCGGTCCGGGTGCAGGACAGCACCACCGAACAGGAGTAGCCCGGACCGCGGTCCAGCCGGGGCGACCCAGCGCCCCACGCACCTTTCGTTTCACGCACCACGCTCCACCGCCCCGGCACCGCGCCGGGGACGATGTTCCCTCGAAGGAGAGAGATTCATGAGGTTGAAGGCCTCCGCGATCGCCCTCGGCATCGCGACAGCACTCGTGCTGACCGGCTGCTCGTCGACGGGCGGCAACAACGACGACGAGACGACCGGCTCCGGCGCGGGCGCCGCCCTCACCATCGCGAAGCCGGACGGCGCGATCGCGACCGAGTCGAACAACCCGTGGATCGGCGACTCGTCCGCGCTCAAGCTCGGCTACGTCAACGCGATCTACGAGCCCGTCGGCATCGTCAACGTCGTCAACCCGTCGGACGAGGTCCGCCCCTGGCTCGCGTCCGAGATCACGTGGTCGGAGGACTACACCTCGGTCCAGCTCACGGCCCGCGAGGGCGTGAAGTGGAACGACGGCGAGGACCTCACCGCCGACGACATCGCGTACTCGTACCAGATCCTCGTCGACAACCCCGCGCTCGACACCGCCGCGCTCGGCATCAAGAGCGTCGCGACCGAGGGCGACGTCGTCACCGTCACCTTCAACACCCCCATGTACGTGAAGCAGGACAAGGTCCTGCACCGCTTCGTCGTCCCGAAGCACGTCTGGGAGAAGGTCGCCGACCCGACCACGGAGACGAACCCCGAGCCCGTCGGCACCGGCCCGTACACGCTGACCAGCTTCAGCACGGAGAGCGTGCAGCTCGACGCGCGCGACGACTACTGGGGCGGCGAGCTCGCGGTCCCGACGCTGTACTACGTGTCGTACAACGACAACAGCGCCCTGACGACGGCGCTCGCCAACGGCGACGCGGACTGGGCGCAGGCGGCCCTCCCGAACGTGCAGTCGGCGTTCGTGGACAAGGACCCGGAGCACAACGTGTACTGGGCCCCCGCCGGCCTGGGCATCGACGCGATGTTCGTCAACACGACCAAGAAGCCGTTCGACGACGTCGCGTTCCGCCAGGCCGTCAACATGGTCATCGACCGCGAGCAGCACCAGCAGATCGCCCGCGAGGGCGGCGTCCCGCTGCTCACCTCGGTCACCGGCCTGCCCACCCCCGCCGGTGACCCGTTCATCTCGGACGAGTTCGCGGGCGAGGAGTACGAGGTCGACGTCGAGGGCGCCAAGAAGGTGCTCACCGACGCGGGCTACACCTACCAGGGCGACGCCCTGATCGACCCCGACGGCGAGCCCGTCACCTTCCAGCTCAGCGTCCCCCAGGGCTGGAACGACTACGTCACCGGCATCAGCCTGATCTCCGAGTCCGTGAAGGCCATCGGCGTCGAGGCGTCGGTCGACACGCCCGACTCCGACTCGTGGTGGGCCGCCAAGGGCACCGGCGACTTCGACGCGATCCTGCACTGGACCGAGACCGGCGCGACGCCGTACGACATCTACAGCGACACGATGGACGCTCGTTGGCTCAAGCCGATCGGCGAGGCCGCGGACTACAACTTCGGCCGCTTCGACAGCCCGGAGGCCACCGCGGCGCTCAACGCGTACCTCGCCGCCACGTCGGACGAGGAGCGTGCGACGGCGATCGCCGCGGCGCAGAAGATCTTCGTGGACGAGGTCCCCGTCATGCCGATCGGCACGCGTCCGTTCATCTCGCAGTTCAACACCCGCAACTACGTGGGCTGGCCGAGCGACGACGACCCGTACATCAACGCGGACCCGACGCAGCCGACCTCGGTGCTCATCCTCACCCAGCTCAAGCCGGCCGAGTGAGGCCCTAGGCTCGCGCGTCGCCACGGCGCGCGGGCCGGGTGCGGCAGGGTGCGCCGGGAAGGTCCCCACACCTTCCCGGCGCACCCACCGCGGTGCGACGGTATGACCCGCACCCGAGAGCACGACGCACCGCGAACCCCCAGCACAGAAACAGGTAGGACGAGTGAACACCGAACCTCTGCTGACCGTCTCGAACTTCAGCGTGGTCTACGACGTCGACCCGCCCGTCGAGGCCGTCAGCGACGTCTCCCTCACGCTGCACCGCGGGGAGATCCTCGGCCTCGCCGGCGAGTCCGGCTGCGGCAAGACGTCGCTCGCGTACGGCATCCAGCGGCTGCTCAAGCCGCCGGCCGTCATCCCCTCGGGGTCGGCGATCTTCCACGACGAGTCGGGCGAGGACGTCGACCTCAACGCGCTCGACGACGACGCGATGCGCCGGTTCCGGTGGGACAAGGCGTCGATGGTGTTCCAGGGGGCGATGAACGCGCTCAACCCGGTCGCCAACATCGGCAAGCAGCTCGGCGACGTGTTCGAGACGCACCGGCCCCGCATGAGCAAGGCCGAGCGGACCGAGGAGAGCGCCCAGCTCCTCGACCTCGTCGGCGTCGGACGCGACCGGCTGCGCTCCTACCCCCACGAGCTCTCCGGCGGCATGCGCCAGCGCGTCATGATCGCGATGGCCCTCGCGCTCAAGCCGCAGCTCATGATCATGGACGAGCCGACGACGGCGCTCGACGTCCTCGTGCAGCGCGAGATCCTGCAGCAGATCTCGGACCTGCGGAAGCAGTTCGGCTTCTCGGTCATCTTCATCACGCACGACCTCCCGCTGCTCCTCGAGATCTCGGACCGGATCGCCGTCATGCGGCAGGGCCGGATCGTCGAGCTCGACACCGCGTCGAACATCTACCACCACGCCCAGCACGAGTACACCCGCAAGCTCCTCGGCTCGTTCCCGAGCC
Protein-coding sequences here:
- a CDS encoding beta-glucosidase family protein; the encoded protein is MTSQSLAGERDPAELDTLRTRAQELTLRAKVRLLTGQSMWRLHALDELGLRPVVMSDGPVGVRGTSEVEGETSILFPSPSAIGATWDRAAAHETGQAFAREARTHGVDVVLAPQVNIQRTPVGGRHFECYSEDPYLTAQIGTGVVRGLQDQGVAACVKHYVANDSETQRTSYVSHVDPRVLREVYLAPFEDAVAAGAWSVMAAYNQVDDGVESGPMTGHRHLLTDVLKDELGFDGAVVSDWVATHTTELSANGGLDVVMPGPGGPWEDALVRAVEDGRVPESEIDDKVARILLLARRVGALDEPARPVTHDGDLRALVRRTAAAGTVVLRSDARNPVWDRPAPRSIALVGPNAVRPHVLGGGSSTVNPAHVVTPAEGLAARWPDATLTVARGGDARRFAPRLDVEGRSADGAAVAVTWLDAEGATLRKSVLPRWDGFLRDLPAEVDTVVLDVDVLLDEPGDHVLEVGTVPGHTIEIDGVVVAKDDRRSGVEVILDSSINNPAGTPATVHVDAPRRVRITASLLVTRAQGYGNLVRAELRHRVPAPSVEQEIADAVEAARAADLTVVVVGTNEEVESEGWDRSSLALPGRQDELVERVLDVDPDAVVVVNAGAPVLLPWLDRARTVLWVWFPGQEAGHSIADVLAGAVEAAGRLPWTLPAAEADVPVPHAVPHQGVVEYADGVHVGYRAWERSGAVPAAPFGHGLGWTTWSYDASSGPDHLPARTPDGDVTLTVRVTNTGSRDGREVVQVYVEPPVAPASAPVAERDRPVRWLGGFAVVDVAVGATADVTVTVPRRQLEVWDTDSGRWHLPAGTYRLRAGRSVHDLRLDTAVRVQDSTTEQE
- a CDS encoding ABC transporter substrate-binding protein; this translates as MRLKASAIALGIATALVLTGCSSTGGNNDDETTGSGAGAALTIAKPDGAIATESNNPWIGDSSALKLGYVNAIYEPVGIVNVVNPSDEVRPWLASEITWSEDYTSVQLTAREGVKWNDGEDLTADDIAYSYQILVDNPALDTAALGIKSVATEGDVVTVTFNTPMYVKQDKVLHRFVVPKHVWEKVADPTTETNPEPVGTGPYTLTSFSTESVQLDARDDYWGGELAVPTLYYVSYNDNSALTTALANGDADWAQAALPNVQSAFVDKDPEHNVYWAPAGLGIDAMFVNTTKKPFDDVAFRQAVNMVIDREQHQQIAREGGVPLLTSVTGLPTPAGDPFISDEFAGEEYEVDVEGAKKVLTDAGYTYQGDALIDPDGEPVTFQLSVPQGWNDYVTGISLISESVKAIGVEASVDTPDSDSWWAAKGTGDFDAILHWTETGATPYDIYSDTMDARWLKPIGEAADYNFGRFDSPEATAALNAYLAATSDEERATAIAAAQKIFVDEVPVMPIGTRPFISQFNTRNYVGWPSDDDPYINADPTQPTSVLILTQLKPAE
- a CDS encoding ABC transporter ATP-binding protein, whose amino-acid sequence is MNTEPLLTVSNFSVVYDVDPPVEAVSDVSLTLHRGEILGLAGESGCGKTSLAYGIQRLLKPPAVIPSGSAIFHDESGEDVDLNALDDDAMRRFRWDKASMVFQGAMNALNPVANIGKQLGDVFETHRPRMSKAERTEESAQLLDLVGVGRDRLRSYPHELSGGMRQRVMIAMALALKPQLMIMDEPTTALDVLVQREILQQISDLRKQFGFSVIFITHDLPLLLEISDRIAVMRQGRIVELDTASNIYHHAQHEYTRKLLGSFPSLTGERGGFVRGRSEAAATASSTVTTSAGGQA